The proteins below are encoded in one region of Xenopus laevis strain J_2021 chromosome 8L, Xenopus_laevis_v10.1, whole genome shotgun sequence:
- the tapbp.L gene encoding tapasin — protein sequence MNPRFFYLLLSLLLNGFEFHEFGKAHETKSLACVLVEEIGGGSSSIPRTIRQTPVELHLNDPLNLIPVAPITSSPETLHLHVTDPSGKLLSPKLSSCEVTYLLPQEVPLAWVRSLTEEKRSPRALGHPWYSLSVKDDTSGNTVSAVLGPQGEKDDQLTVFLAVYSPSATLYARLGDPLSVPCGIWRGQQSRFAIEWRHRALGDGRVLYAYDGRVDRIEEIFPGYEMNFSTLHSHGNASLLVDKVAVSDHGTFLCTIYLPYIRAQRDMQLEVTALPTVTFLPDPLFARPGQEITLSCEVSHFHPLAISVHILVRLPEDSQLSVLPGVSLSTHTINKDGTFSLTASLSIIASPEHHGARYFCRVRHVSAPEGVTRSNTLQVAGVAGLSLEDGMYLFMVALALYGSLTFLHRKFKLFFGTQESKKDE from the exons ATGAACCCACGTTTCTTCTACCTCCTCTTGTCCCTTCTGCTGAATG GCTTTGAATTCCATGAATTTGGGAAAGCTCATGAAACTAAGTCTCTGGCCTGCGTATTGGTGGAAGAGATTGGTGGAGGAAGTAGTTCTATCCCTCGCACTATCCGTCAGACTCCTGTTGAATTACATCTGAATGATCCATTGAACCTAATTCCTGTAGCTCCTATAACTTCCAGTCCTGAAACTTTGCACTTACATGTGACTG ACCCTTCTGGAAAGCTACTGTCTCCAAAGCTCTCATCATGTGAAGTGACATATCTGTTGCCCCAGGAGGTTCCACTGGCTTGGGTGCGATCACTTACAGAGGAGAAGCGTAGCCCCCGGGCTCTTGGGCACCCTTGGTATAGCTTATCTGTGAAGGATGATACAAGTGGAAACACTGTGAGTGCAGTGCTTGGTCCGCAGGGGGAAAAGGATGACCAGCTTACAG TTTTTCTTGCTGTATATTCCCCTTCTGCAACCCTGTATGCCCGTCTTGGTGACCCACTGTCTGTGCCTTGTGGTATCTGGCGAGGGCAACAATCTCGTTTTGCAATTGAGTGGCGGCACCGTGCTCTTGGAGATGGAAGGGTGTTATATGCTTATGATGGCAGAGTGGACCGAATTGAAGAAATATTCCCAGGCTACGAGATGAACTTCTCCACTTTGCATTCTCATGGGAATGCATCACTCTTAGTGGATAAAGTAGCTGTCTCAGACCATGGCACCTTCCTCTGCACAATATACTTGCCCTATATAAGAGCACAAAGGGATATGCAGCTGGAAGTCACAG CCCTGCCTACAGTCACTTTCCTGCCCGACCCTCTGTTTGCTCGACCTGGTCAAGAAATTACTCTCTCCTGTGAGGTTTCTCATTTTCACCCACTGGCAATCTCAGTGCATATCTTAGTTCGTCTTCCAGAAGATTCCCAACTCTCTGTCCTTCCTGGAGTATCCCTTTCCACTCACACAATCAACAAGGATGGCACCTTCAGCCTCACAGCAAGCCTGAGCATCATTGCCAGCCCTGAACATCATGGAGCGCGTTATTTCTGCAGAGTGCGCCACGTCAGTGCCCCAGAAGGAGTAACACGTTCGAACACCCTCCAAGTTGCAG GTGTGGCAGGATTATCTCTTGAAGATGGGATGTACCTGTTTATGGTGGCGTTAGCTCTTTATGGATCCCTTACCTTTCTGCACAGGAAAT ttaagctattttttggaacccaaGAGAGTAAAAAG gATGAATAA
- the zbtb22.L gene encoding zinc finger and BTB domain-containing protein 22, translating into MDADGPLIHVDFPEIASSLLESLNQQRMEGKLCDVSIHAQGRVFRAHRAVLAASSPYFHDQVLLKGMSSVSLPGVVDPGAFEAVLCAAYTGRLTMLADEIVNYLTVGSVLQMWHVVDKCSELLKESRGGSSCGIGEGTGSTTGLTPQGSHSGRASENQSPSSSNYFSPREPPSETCIERSRRRSEVASEGAEEAVGEPEQGGGEASVASCSSYRRPSIVPQRHWVYVKKERPHQGLLLTCEGEEEEDDELEEDEEQLSITNVRTLNAPEEQVNFCEPSDGMPYEEGAAGSGYPQGPPLLPLDMQGNQLLVLPSGHGAAGQGGAGTRPGVEGGKIFLCHCGKAFSHKSMRDRHVNMHLNLRPFDCPVCGKKFKMKHHLTEHMKTHTGVKPYECEVCAKKFMWRDSFMRHRGHCERRHRASVGVCIVQGLKDDPGV; encoded by the coding sequence ATGGATGCCGATGGGCCCCTCATCCATGTCGACTTTCCAGAAATAGCGAGTTCCCTTCTTGAGAGCCTAAATCAACAACGAATGGAAGGAAAGCTATGTGATGTGTCGATACATGCGCAGGGCCGTGTCTTTCGTGCTCATCGTGCTGTGCTTGCTGCTTCTTCCCCATACTTCCATGATCAAGTATTGCTGAAAGGCATGAGCTCCGTTTCTTTGCCAGGAGTTGTGGATCCAGGAGCATTTGAAGCTGTATTATGTGCTGCTTATACTGGACGTCTGACTATGTTAGCTGATGAAATTGTGAACTACTTGACTGTGGGCAGTGTTCTACAGATGTGGCATGTAGTTGATAAATGTTCAGAACTGCTGAAAGAATCTCGAGGAGGCAGCAGCTGTGGCATTGGGGAAGGAACAGGTAGCACTACTGGTCTTACCCCTCAGGGTTCTCACTCAGGGAGGGCAAGTGAGAATCAGTCTCCTAGTAGTAGTAATTATTTCAGTCCTCGGGAGCCTCCTTCAGAAACCTGTATAGAAAGGAGTAGGAGGAGGAGTGAAGTGGCTAGTGAAGGAGCAGAAGAAGCAGTTGGAGAACCAGAGCAAGGAGGTGGGGAGGCTTCAGTTGCAAGCTGTTCTAGTTACAGGCGACCCAGCATAGTGCCTCAACGACATTGGGTGTATGTGAAAAAAGAGCGTCCGCACCAGGGTCTGCTATTAACTTGTGAgggagaagaggaagaagatgatgAGCTTGAGGAAGATGAAGAGCAACTGAGCATAACTAATGTCCGCACTCTGAATGCACCTGAAGAACAAGTGAACTTTTGTGAACCATCTGATGGTATGCCATATGAGGAGGGAGCAGCTGGGTCAGGTTACCCACAGGGTCCTCCTCTTCTTCCCTTGGATATGCAAGGAAACCAGCTGCTTGTTTTGCCCTCAGGGCATGGGGCAGCAGGACAAGGTGGTGCTGGTACACGCCCTGGAGTAGAGGGCGGTAAGATATTTCTTTGCCATTGTGGAAAGGCATTTTCTCATAAAAGCATGCGTGACCGCCATGTCAACATGCACCTCAATTTGCGCCCTTTCGACTGTCCTGTTTGTGGAAAAAAGTTCAAGATGAAGCACCACCTGACAGAACACATGAAGACACACACAGGTGTAAAGCCATATGAGTGTGAAGTGTGCGCAAAGAAATTTATGTGGAGGGACAGTTTCATGAGGCATCGTGGCCACTGTGAAAGGAGGCACAGGGCCAGTGTAGGGGTCTGTATAGTCCAAGGGCTAAAGGATGATCCTGGTGTGTGA